From Proteus vulgaris:
ACGGTTTAAAATATAAGCAGTTGCAACACGTGTATCTGGTGTAACAAGGAAAACAATGGCACTGACTGTGGTAATTGCACGCACAAAGCTATAAATCAGCGCAGACAAAATAGCTGGGCGCAATAACGGTAATAGCACATAGAAAATCGTTCTCATTGAATTTGCTCTTAAGCTTAAAGAGGCTTCATCCAGCGATTTATCAATTTGGCCTAATCCCGCAATACCTGCACGTATCCCTACTGGCACATTACGCATTGTCATAGAGATAATCACAATCGCCGCAGTACCTGTTAAATAGAACGGTGAGTCGTTAAACGCAAGAATATAAGAGACACCCGCAACAGTCCCTGGTACAGCGAAACAAAGCATTGTTGTGAACTCAATACTTTTCTTACCTTTAAAGTCTTGGCGCACGACGATATAGGCGATTAACAATCCAAGAATGGCTGTAATAGGCGCAGCAATACCTGCATATAACAAGGTATCCAACAATGAAGGCCATGCACCGTCACTCATTCCTTGACCAAATAACTTGATAAAGTTATCAAGGGTTAAGGTGTAATCAACACCCCAGTTAACGGTAAAGCTACCGTAGAAAATACTGCCATATAAGAAGATATTAAACACAACCCAAATGCCAAGAACAGTTGTTACAAATGCAATCAAAGACGATGGCAAAGGTTGAACATCACCACGATAGGATTTTCCTGATACGGTGACGTAAGAGCGTTTACCAATCCACATATACTGTACGCAGAACACTAATAGTGAGAAAACTAACAGTGACGCACCTAATGTACTGGCTGATTGATAATCTAATTGAGAACCTGTGATATAGAAATAAATCTGTGTGGCGATAACGTCAAAGTTACCCCCTAAAACCAATGGGTTACTGAAGTCAGCAAGAGATTGCACAATCACAATTAAAAATGCATTGGCTAACGCGGGCTTAAGTAACGGCATAAAGACGTTAAAGAAGGTTTGATAACGGTTGGCTCTTAAGGTGTAAGACGCTTCTTCTAATGAAGGATGAATAGTTTTAATGGCACCGTCTAAAATCATAAACGACATTGGGGTAAAGGCGAGAACTTGGGCCAACCAAATCCCTGTAAAGCCGTATAACCAGTTGGTATTTTCAAGCCCTGCATAAGTGGCAAGAAACTCTGTCACATAACCAGAGCGCCCCATCATAAGTGTGACCCCTAAACCGACAACAAAAGGAGGTGTTACGATAGGTAAGATAGAAAAGACTCGACCAATAATGGCTGATCGCACCGCAATACGAGATGTATAAATTGCTAGAATTAAACCAAAGAAAGTACAACCTATCCCCACAGCAATAGAGAGCATTATGGAGTTGAGCATCACTTGTACAATATGAGCTTGGCTTAAGATAGCAATAAATTCAAATGGAGCGAAATTGCCTGCGCTATCTTTAAACATCGGAATAAAAATAGCGATACTAGGAAAGATAATAAAAGCGCCAATCAGTGCAACAACGGCTATCAAAGAACCAATAACAAAGCTATCACCACCAAGCCATTCCAAGCGTGTTAAGGCGGTTTTCATGATCATTCCCAGAGAAATAAAGAGGATGATCGCAGAGTAACCTAAACCTCGTCCTTCAAGCGTTGCACTAACTATCGTAATAACAGCACAAAGTAAGGCAAAACTTGCATCAAAATAGTGGCGAGAACGAACCTCACGCTTAGGTTCGTTTAATGAACGAAAGAGCAGTAAACTTGGTAATACAAACCAGAGCCAACTGATATTGATACTACTCCAACCGTAAGAGGTGATTAATTCATCTGCTGTAGAATCTAAAAGACCGTAATCAAGGCTCCATGACGGCAGTAACGCAAAAGCCATCCAAGCAATTAGGATCCATAAAAATATGGGATCCCGCCTCTTTTTTTCAGGTAAAGCGAGTGTGTGAGACATAAATCCCCCGAGAGTAAATGTATTTATTATTATGTGAAAAAGAGAGCGAGAGATTATCTCGCTCTGTTAATGAGCTATTTACCCATTTTTACTTCGGTTACCCACTTATTAATCAACTCTTTACGCACTTCACTATCGCCATATTTATCCATGTCGTAGTTGATGAGTTTTAAGTCTGATAATTTCAGTGCCATTGGTGAAGACTCTGCAGAGGTATTGGTTAGGATTTGGTAAGATTTACCTTCTTTCCAACTAATTTCTTGCGCTTCTTTTGAGAGTGTCCAATCTACGAATAATTTAGCATTATCCATATTACGGGCATTTTTGATGATACTGACACCTCCGATTTCATAGCCTGTACCTTCACAAGGTGAAATCAATTCAAGCGGTGCACCATTTTCAACTTCTAATGAGTAATCATGTAAGAAACCAATACCAATGGCGGCTTCACCACGAGCTGCATTTCGCGCTGGGGCAATACCTGATTTGGTGTATTGAGAGATATTAGTATTGATTTTCTTCAGATAATCAAAGGCTTGTTCAGTGCCCCATAACTGGTCAAAGGTTGCCAGTGCGGTATAAGCAGTTCCTGAACTTTGTGGATCGGCGATTTGAATTTCACCTTTATACTCAGGTTTGATTAAATCTTTCCAACAAGTTGGAATAGCAATCCCTTTTTCTTTTAAACGATCTTTATTCACGCCGAAGCCTAAGATACCGACATAAACTGCAGAAGAGTAGTTACCTTTGCGTTTAGCTGGATCACGAAACTGTGGCATTATCTGATCAAGATTTGGTGAAACATAAGGTTCTAACAGATCCATTTCACCTGCTTGAGAGTGAGGGTCCATCGTTCCACCATACCAAACATCAGCTTGTGGGTTACGTTTTTCAGCTTCAATTTTAGCTAAAGTACTTCCCGAACCATTACGAACGAAAGTTGTTTTAACATCATATTTTTCGGCAAAGGCTTTTGTTTCAGCTTCACACATTGCATTTGTCGCACTACAGTAAACCACTAAGCGACCTGCAGCGTGGGTTGATAAGCTAACAGCAGAAAGTGCCAGACCTGCAGCAACAAGTGTAGAGAGGGTTTTCAATTTCATGTTCAGAACCTTTTAAATGTGTCGTCATCGGAAAATGAAAGAGGGCCTACTAAATGCTCTTGTTTGCTGACATCAGCAATCAACAATGGCATTAGCAGTAGTCCCATTAAGGCCGCAGCACTGGTTAATAATGCAAACATCCCAGTCCAACCATAATGCGCCATGACCTGACTTAATGGCCAACCTGCCATTGCAGCCCCTAAGTAAGCATACAATCCCAAGTAGCCAGTTACCGTGCCTGCTGCGTTTTTATGGCAATATTCTGTTGCAGCAAGCCCGATTAACATCTGTGGTCCGAACACGAAGAAACCGATACTAAAAAAACAGGCTGCGAGTAGTGCATAATGATGAATTGGAATTAACCAAAGCGCTGCCACTGCGGTAAAAAGTCCGAGTGAAAACAGCAATATCATTGGTGCTCGTTGGCCTCGGAATAAGAGATCCGAGCCCCAACCTGAACATAGCGCCCCTAATAACCCCCCCACTTCAAATAAAGAGAGGATGGCATTAGCACTCAATAAGTTGGCGCCATGTGTTTCTGATAACCAGATATTTCCCCAATCGTTTATCGCCATACGTATGAGATAAACCAAAATATAGGAAAAACCCAGTAACCAAATCATTCGGTTAAATAAAATGCTCTCTTTCAAAATAGTTAGCATGGGTTTAGGGGGAGAAGCCTGCTCTTGACGTAATTCAAAAACATCTCGTCGCCACACGCCCACTGTAGGAAGCCCTTCTTCTGCAGGAGTACCTTTTAATCGCACACACAGCCACAATCCGATGATAATGCCGATAATACCGGGAACAAGCAGTGCGACTTGCCAACTATAATGCGTCGCTAGCCACGCAGTTAAAATAGGAAGACTCATCCCGCCAAGGTTGATTGAGATATTCCATAATCCCCACCAGAAACCACGTTCATTGCGTGAATACCAGTGTGTTAATAACCTTGCACAAGGAGGCCAGCCAAATCCTTGAAAGAAACCATTTAGTGCCCAGACCAAAAGCAGTGCAGGAAACGAAAGGCAATAGGCAAAAATAATATTCATAATGCCTGTCATCACTAATCCCACACCCATAAACCAGCGGTATCCCCATTTATCATGGAAAATACCGGAAACAAATTTAGATAAGCCGTAAGTGAGATAAAAAAGGCTGGCTATCCAACCGATATCTCCTTTATCTAAATTCAATTCAACCTGCATAACGGGCATAACAAAGTTGACGCTTTTACGTGTGAGATAGAAAGTGGCATAACCGATAATCATCGACAGCATTAAGTTTTTGCGCCAAAAGTTATAGGTCTTATTTATTGATGCCGAATTTTTACCTGACATAACATCCTCTTTGATGTTGCAAATGTAAAAAAAATGTCGCGAAAAAGAATGAGATAAGGTTGTAGATGACTAAGACTTATTCTTAGTTTTCACTGTTTTCTTTTGAATTTGTGGGTAAGTTAACAATTATTTTCGTACCATGATGATTTATCACTTCCCATTCTCCGCCTAAAGCGCGAATGCGTTCTTCAATGCCACGTAATCCAAAACCGCTACTTTGTTGTGTTGATAATGATGTGGGGAGCATACCAATGCCATTATCGCTAATGATCAGTCGTAGACGGTTTTTGCTTTGGGTTAACGAAACTTCAATATAGGTTGCATTGGCATGTTTACTAATATTATTTAATAACTCTTGTACCAAACGATAAAGGGTAAAAATTATAGTTTCGTTTTCAGGCTCTTTATCTAATGAATAATTAAAATTACAGGTGATGCCATTGTCATTGAAGGCAAATTCGTTGATTAAATGGTGCAGGGCTTTTTCAAGAGACATTTCTTCTAAAACAGGGGGGCGCAATTGCCGGAGTAGTTGACGTGTAGATTGATGAATTTGTAATGCCAGACGTTCTATTTGTTCACCAGTTTGTCGCGTTTTATCGTTATTGGCTGTTTTCTTCATTAGCATTGATTGAATTTGGATTGCGGTAATATTTTGTCCAATTTCATCATGTAACTCGCGTGCAATCGCTTTTTTCACATCTTCTTCGGTATGAACCAATTGCTCCATCAATTCACGTCTGGCTTGAAGTTCTTGCTCTAGGCGTAATCGATAATGACGTAAATTATGGGCTAATTGCTGTTGGCGACTTATTGCTATCCCTAAACCAATACCAATAATAGCTTGAGTGGTTAAGAACATTTCTAATTCACGTAAGTCATTAAATGCGCCGTTTACTTGGCGAGCAAAGGTAATAATTAAACTTCCGAGTAATGCCGATAATACGCCACCTTGCCAACCATAACGGTAGGCCATAAAGACGTTAGGAATAAAAACGAGAATAACTAATAAGCGCTCTATTTCTGGTGTTAAAAAAAACTGTGCGCTTAATCCAATAAGGCAAAATAGAAATCCCCACATTAATAATGATGTTCTTAACGGAGGATCAGGTGTTCCATCAGAGATTAACGCTCGACTTTGTAATTCACGAAGATATTCATAAAGTAAAAAAACAAAAGGTGCGAGTAATATGCCACCGGTGACTGAGGTCAGAAAAATTCCGCTGGTGGTATTAATAAAAAAGCCAAGAATAAAGGCTTGTAACAGACTATTAAAGCCAACAGCGCCAATTAACAAGGTTAAGCGTTGCCAGTAGAGTGGATACCGCCACCAAATACGTTGAACTTCTAAGGCGATAATTAGGCTTAATAATGGAGAAAGATAAATAATAGCATGGGTAATTAATTGCTCTTGCGTTAGCCAGTAATAAAGCCCCCATTCGGCGAATAACATCGGTAGCCAAAAGCGCCGCCAAAGTAAAATAATCAAGGCTAATCGCAGACCTTGAGGTAAGAAAAGGGCAGCTTGTTGCCCATTTTTACTTAAATAGAAACCAATCACCCAAAGTGATAGCCAAAGTAAAGAGTAGGTGAGTAATAAAAAGAGGGATTGAAGAAGAAAACGCAGTCCTCTTTTCATGTTACAGCGATCCTGTGATCAACTGATTTTTTAAGGCGAAGTGGACTAAATCGATGGTTGTTTCACAGTCTAATTTACCCAGTACATTAGCACGATGAACGTGTACAGTTTTATGGCTAAGATTAAGTTGTACAGCAATTGTTTTGACATTAACGCCTTGGACTAAAAGGTTGAAAATTTCTCTTTCACGGGGCGTTAATGTATGCAAAGCATCTTCTTTCTCAGGGGTATGTCGTAATGCTTTCATAGCATCAGAGCAAAGATAACAGCCACCTTGATGTACAGCGCGTACTGCTTGCACTAATTCTTCAGGGCCACAACGCTTTGTTAAATAACCACGAGCACCTGAATCAAGTGCGCTTTGAACAAAGGCTGGGGTATCATAAATACTTAAAATGATCGTGCGAAAATCTGGACGTTTTTGTTTTAAACGGCTCTGTAGTTGTAAACCACTTTCACCCGGCATAGAGAGATCCATGACGGCAACATCAATATCATCATGCGCTAAATAAGGCCATGCTTCTTGCCCATTAGAATACTCACCCACAATGTGAATATCGGGTTCTAGCATGAGGAGTTGTGCAAAACCAGAGCGCACAACAATGTGATCATCTACTAAAGCAACTTTTATCATAATTTTTTATTAGTCAGAGAGTAGTCAGATAATACTTATCTGATTTATAACAAGCTACAGGAAGATAAGCGAGGAAAAACGGAGAAGAAACCCGGTTTTGAATCTTATATCTCGTTTTTCACAAGGTGAATCGTGACAAGCAGATAATAACAATAGGTTGTTTATTGTTCTTGTTTCCCATAAGCAGGGAACCTCTGCCTATGGGAAATGGGTAATATTTTATTAATTAAGCAACTTGAACCGGTACAGCTTTGGCTATGCGCTTCATTTCATTGTTGTCTTCAAAATACGCAATATTGGGTTTATGGCTACGCGCATCACTATCAGGAATTTGCACATAAGAGCAAATAATTAAGCGATCGCCAACGGCGGCTTTACGCGCAGCTGCACCATTGACTGAAATAATTCGTGAGCCTCTTTCCGCACAAATTGCGTAAGTTGAAAAGCGTTCACCATTATCTACGTTATAAATATCAATCGCTTCATTTTCCAGAATACCAGCGGCATCCATAAAATCCTGATCAATCGCGCAAGAGCCTTCATAATGAAGATCGGCTTGTGTCACTTTTACGCGATGAAGTTTGCCTTGTAACATAGTGCGTAGCATTGTTGTGTTTCCTATTTTTCTAATGATGAGTATTAAATAAGATTAACCTGCTGGTTATCAATAAGGCGAGTATTACCTAGCCATACAGCCATTAAAATAACCGCGTGGCGACTTTCTTCCGTTAATGGCGTGAGTGTATCTGCATCACAAATAAAACACTCATCAGCACGAAAACCTTGTTGCTCTAAGGTATTTTTTGCATTTTGAAGTAGCTGATTAACATCATGGTTGCCTGACTTTAATTGTTCAGCAATTTCTTGCATTGCTTGATAAAGTGCAGGGGCTTGCTGTTTTTCTTTGTCAGATAATAGGCGATTACGTGAACTTAGCGCTAACCCATTTTTGTCACGTACAATAGCAACAGGAACGATGCTGATATCCATACATAAATCACTTACCATCTTCTTGATAATTTGCAGTTGTTGGAAATCTTTTTCACCAAACATCGCAATATCAGGTTGTACAAGATTAAAGAGCTTACTAACAACCGTTGTAACACCACGGAAATGACCAGGACGGCTTGCACCCTCCAATACTGTAGAAAGTACAGGCACATCAACCGTTGTTTGGTTTTCCATGCCATGTGGATACATCTCTTTCGCTGAAGGAGCGAAAATAATATCGACATTTTTATCGCGGAGTAATTCGCAATCTTCTTGTAAGGTGCGAGGATAATTTGCTAAGTCCGCTTCTCTATCAAATTGAAGTGGGTTAACAAAAATAGATGTGATAACCACATCTGCATGAAGACGGGCTTCTTCAATTAATTTCAGGTGGCCTTCATGAAGATTACCCATTGTTGGAACCAATGCAATGCGTTTACCTTCTTGCTTTAATCGCTTGATTTCTCTGCGTAAGATAAGCGTAGTTTCAATAATTAGCACGGCGTGACTCCTTTAAACGATGTTTATAAATTGAAATGATAAATCAGTTAAATGAATGTTGTTCTTGTGGAAATAGGCCTTGTTCTACTTGCTGAACATAAAGGCTAACAGCTCCTTTTAGTGAGCCGGCCTCTTGTAAAAAATCTTTTGAGAACTTAGGTGCTTGAGGTGTCAGGCCTAATAAATCATGCATAACAAGAATTTGTCCATCAGTAACATTCCCAGCACCGATACCAATAACTGGCATCGTTAGCGCGTCTGTAATCGCTTTTGCGAGAGCCACTGGAACACATTCTAATACAGTCAGTTGCGCACCAGCCTCTTCAAGGGCGATAGCATCTTGCTTTAATTGCTCTGCCGCATCGCTCTCTCTTCCCTGAACTTTATAGCCACCAAATACGTTAACAGATTGAGGTGTTAATCCTAAATGAACACAGACGGGAACTGCACGTTCTGTCAGCATTTTAACAGTAGGAATTAGCCAACTTCCTCCTTCGATTTTTATCATATTCGCACCTGCTTGCATCAAAATACCAGCAGTAAGGCAAGCTTGTTCTGGGGTTGAATAAGACATAAATGGCATATCAGCAATTAAAAAAGCGTTCGGCGCACCAGCTCTAACACAACGTGTGTGATAAGCGATTTGTTCAACCGTAACCGGTAATGTACTGCTATGGCCTTGTAGCGTCATTCCCAATGAATCACCAATAAGCATGGCCTGAATACCCTCTTGTGCGAAAAGGCGAGCAAAACTTGCATCATAAGCGGTGATCGTAGCGAATTTTTTCTTTTCTTGCTTATAGCGATTTAGTGTTGAAAGCGTTGTGGGTTTCATTATAACAAACTCCATCATTGTTGGTTTTTTGTGTGCAGATAAAATAAAATGCTTCACATAATTATTTGTTTATTAAGAAGATTTTTAAATCATCAATATAAAGCCGCTTTCGATTGTAGCATTTAAGGGCTAAAAACGAAGAAAAAGTAATTAAGTGAGCAATAAAAAAGAACAATTAATAAGATAAAGTTATATATATCAATTGGTTATTGGTAGGGATAAAGCGACAATCACTCAAATAGCGAGGAGGTCATAAAGATGGGGTTATAATACAGTGAATGTGTAGCCGTGAGATAGAGGCTGATACCGTGTTTATTTTTTACAGTATCAACCTTTAGCTTTAATAGAGGATTTACGTGGTATCACCACTTTTCCATGCCATTTTCAGGCACTAAAGCTAATCTATCTGCTAATAACTCACCATCAGGAAAGCGAAGGTCTGGTGCTAATTCAGCTAATGGGTAGAGCATAAATTCACGGACTTTTAGCCCGTAATGAGGCACGGTTAAAC
This genomic window contains:
- a CDS encoding ABC transporter permease; protein product: MSHTLALPEKKRRDPIFLWILIAWMAFALLPSWSLDYGLLDSTADELITSYGWSSINISWLWFVLPSLLLFRSLNEPKREVRSRHYFDASFALLCAVITIVSATLEGRGLGYSAIILFISLGMIMKTALTRLEWLGGDSFVIGSLIAVVALIGAFIIFPSIAIFIPMFKDSAGNFAPFEFIAILSQAHIVQVMLNSIMLSIAVGIGCTFFGLILAIYTSRIAVRSAIIGRVFSILPIVTPPFVVGLGVTLMMGRSGYVTEFLATYAGLENTNWLYGFTGIWLAQVLAFTPMSFMILDGAIKTIHPSLEEASYTLRANRYQTFFNVFMPLLKPALANAFLIVIVQSLADFSNPLVLGGNFDVIATQIYFYITGSQLDYQSASTLGASLLVFSLLVFCVQYMWIGKRSYVTVSGKSYRGDVQPLPSSLIAFVTTVLGIWVVFNIFLYGSIFYGSFTVNWGVDYTLTLDNFIKLFGQGMSDGAWPSLLDTLLYAGIAAPITAILGLLIAYIVVRQDFKGKKSIEFTTMLCFAVPGTVAGVSYILAFNDSPFYLTGTAAIVIISMTMRNVPVGIRAGIAGLGQIDKSLDEASLSLRANSMRTIFYVLLPLLRPAILSALIYSFVRAITTVSAIVFLVTPDTRVATAYILNRVEDGEYGVAIAYGSILIVVMLAIIFLFDYLIGEARVSRSKAKNAQ
- a CDS encoding ABC transporter substrate-binding protein, with the protein product MKLKTLSTLVAAGLALSAVSLSTHAAGRLVVYCSATNAMCEAETKAFAEKYDVKTTFVRNGSGSTLAKIEAEKRNPQADVWYGGTMDPHSQAGEMDLLEPYVSPNLDQIMPQFRDPAKRKGNYSSAVYVGILGFGVNKDRLKEKGIAIPTCWKDLIKPEYKGEIQIADPQSSGTAYTALATFDQLWGTEQAFDYLKKINTNISQYTKSGIAPARNAARGEAAIGIGFLHDYSLEVENGAPLELISPCEGTGYEIGGVSIIKNARNMDNAKLFVDWTLSKEAQEISWKEGKSYQILTNTSAESSPMALKLSDLKLINYDMDKYGDSEVRKELINKWVTEVKMGK
- the uhpC gene encoding MFS transporter family glucose-6-phosphate receptor UhpC → MSGKNSASINKTYNFWRKNLMLSMIIGYATFYLTRKSVNFVMPVMQVELNLDKGDIGWIASLFYLTYGLSKFVSGIFHDKWGYRWFMGVGLVMTGIMNIIFAYCLSFPALLLVWALNGFFQGFGWPPCARLLTHWYSRNERGFWWGLWNISINLGGMSLPILTAWLATHYSWQVALLVPGIIGIIIGLWLCVRLKGTPAEEGLPTVGVWRRDVFELRQEQASPPKPMLTILKESILFNRMIWLLGFSYILVYLIRMAINDWGNIWLSETHGANLLSANAILSLFEVGGLLGALCSGWGSDLLFRGQRAPMILLFSLGLFTAVAALWLIPIHHYALLAACFFSIGFFVFGPQMLIGLAATEYCHKNAAGTVTGYLGLYAYLGAAMAGWPLSQVMAHYGWTGMFALLTSAAALMGLLLMPLLIADVSKQEHLVGPLSFSDDDTFKRF
- a CDS encoding MASE1 domain-containing sensor histidine kinase, which codes for MKRGLRFLLQSLFLLLTYSLLWLSLWVIGFYLSKNGQQAALFLPQGLRLALIILLWRRFWLPMLFAEWGLYYWLTQEQLITHAIIYLSPLLSLIIALEVQRIWWRYPLYWQRLTLLIGAVGFNSLLQAFILGFFINTTSGIFLTSVTGGILLAPFVFLLYEYLRELQSRALISDGTPDPPLRTSLLMWGFLFCLIGLSAQFFLTPEIERLLVILVFIPNVFMAYRYGWQGGVLSALLGSLIITFARQVNGAFNDLRELEMFLTTQAIIGIGLGIAISRQQQLAHNLRHYRLRLEQELQARRELMEQLVHTEEDVKKAIARELHDEIGQNITAIQIQSMLMKKTANNDKTRQTGEQIERLALQIHQSTRQLLRQLRPPVLEEMSLEKALHHLINEFAFNDNGITCNFNYSLDKEPENETIIFTLYRLVQELLNNISKHANATYIEVSLTQSKNRLRLIISDNGIGMLPTSLSTQQSSGFGLRGIEERIRALGGEWEVINHHGTKIIVNLPTNSKENSEN
- a CDS encoding response regulator transcription factor; amino-acid sequence: MIKVALVDDHIVVRSGFAQLLMLEPDIHIVGEYSNGQEAWPYLAHDDIDVAVMDLSMPGESGLQLQSRLKQKRPDFRTIILSIYDTPAFVQSALDSGARGYLTKRCGPEELVQAVRAVHQGGCYLCSDAMKALRHTPEKEDALHTLTPREREIFNLLVQGVNVKTIAVQLNLSHKTVHVHRANVLGKLDCETTIDLVHFALKNQLITGSL
- the panD gene encoding aspartate 1-decarboxylase yields the protein MLRTMLQGKLHRVKVTQADLHYEGSCAIDQDFMDAAGILENEAIDIYNVDNGERFSTYAICAERGSRIISVNGAAARKAAVGDRLIICSYVQIPDSDARSHKPNIAYFEDNNEMKRIAKAVPVQVA
- the panC gene encoding pantoate--beta-alanine ligase, yielding MLIIETTLILRREIKRLKQEGKRIALVPTMGNLHEGHLKLIEEARLHADVVITSIFVNPLQFDREADLANYPRTLQEDCELLRDKNVDIIFAPSAKEMYPHGMENQTTVDVPVLSTVLEGASRPGHFRGVTTVVSKLFNLVQPDIAMFGEKDFQQLQIIKKMVSDLCMDISIVPVAIVRDKNGLALSSRNRLLSDKEKQQAPALYQAMQEIAEQLKSGNHDVNQLLQNAKNTLEQQGFRADECFICDADTLTPLTEESRHAVILMAVWLGNTRLIDNQQVNLI
- the panB gene encoding 3-methyl-2-oxobutanoate hydroxymethyltransferase, encoding MKPTTLSTLNRYKQEKKKFATITAYDASFARLFAQEGIQAMLIGDSLGMTLQGHSSTLPVTVEQIAYHTRCVRAGAPNAFLIADMPFMSYSTPEQACLTAGILMQAGANMIKIEGGSWLIPTVKMLTERAVPVCVHLGLTPQSVNVFGGYKVQGRESDAAEQLKQDAIALEEAGAQLTVLECVPVALAKAITDALTMPVIGIGAGNVTDGQILVMHDLLGLTPQAPKFSKDFLQEAGSLKGAVSLYVQQVEQGLFPQEQHSFN